The Acinetobacter shaoyimingii DNA segment GGAATTCCATCTGACAAAATCGTGCTTGAAGATGGCGATATTATCAATATTGACGTTGCAATTATTAAAGATGGATATTTTGGTGATACCAGCCGCATGTATTATGTAGGTGAGGTAAAACCAGCTGCAAAAAAACTCGTTGATACCACCTATGAAGCAATGGTTGCAGGTATTCATGCCGTTAAACCTGGTGCAACATTGGGTGATGTTGGCTTTGCCATTCAATCGGTTGCGCACCGTGAGGGTTATAGCATTGTGCGTGAATACTGTGGTCACGGCATAGGTAAGATTTATCATGAACAGCCCAATGTTTTGCACTACGGACAACCAGGTCAGGGCATTGTGTTGAAAAAAGGCATGGTGTTTACCATTGAACCGATGGTGAATGCTGGACGCTCATCTGTGAAAGAGTTAAGAGATGGTTGGACAGTCGTGACTTCAGACAAATCATTGTCTGCACAATGGGAACATATGGTTGCCGTGACTGATGATGGCTTTGAATTATTAACACCTTGGCCAGAAGGTACGGGTGAATATCCAGCGATCTAATTTTAGATCATTAAGATGTATAAAAAAGCTCATTCATTTGAATGAGCTTTTTTATTAAATTTTTTGAACAAGTTATAGGCTTCATGTTGATTGATGATCATCATTACAATAATGAAGAGTACGACTATTCATGGGTTTTAGATTTAGATTTGACTTTAAAAATAAGATAAACCGCAAACCCAAACAATAAACCCCAAAATGCTGATCCTATTCCAAAAAATTGCACGCCTGATGCGCTAAATAAAAAAGTCATCAAAGCTGCTTCTCGCTCATGAGTTTGGGAAAAAGCTTGAGCAATGTTGTGTCCAATGGTGGCAAATAAAGCAATGCCAGCCAAAGCGATCATAAACACAGTGGGAAACGACATCAAAAAAGTGGTCAGCGTGGTAGCAAATAGCCCTGTTAAAATATAAAAAAATCCGCTGCTGATACCTGCAATATAACGCTTTTTAGGATCAGGATGGACTTGATCATCTAAACTTACCGCGGCACTGATTGCGGCAATATTGGTTGAGAATGCACCAAAAGGTGCAAGTAAAGTTTGAGCAACACCCGTCCAGCCAATGAGATATTTTACATGTGGGGTATAGCCATAACTTTTGATCATGGCGATACCTGGTAAATATTGCGAAGCCATATTAATCAGGAAAAGCGGCAAGGCTAAGCCCAGTATAGCTGACCATGTAAATGTGGGTTGCATCCAAACAGGTTGTGTTAAATGGAAATCCAATTGTGGAATATTCCAAACCATGAAATAAGGACAAATCACAAAACCCGCTAACAATGTAATGACAATGCAATAACGTTGTGCAACTTTTCTAGTAATAATATACACAGAAAGCAAAATCAGGATAAATGCCCATTCATGATTCAACTGCGCAAAAACTGCAATACCAAATTTAAGTAACACGCCAGCCAACATTGCGCTGGTTAAACTTTGAGGGATGTATTTGAGTAGTTTTTCAAATACCCCAAGAAACCCTAAAATGGCAGTGAGTAAACCACAGATCAGAAATGCGCCAATCGCTTCATATAAAGTATAACCACTGCCTGTGGCAATTATGAGCGCAAGACCCGCAGTCGACCATGAGGTTGCGACAGGATATTTAAACCAAGCAGACAGTAATAAACCTGAAACTCCAATGCCAAGTCCTAAAGCCCAAAACCACGAACTGATTTGATCGGGATGTGCACCTAATATTTGAGCAGCTTGTATCACCAGTACCGAAGAGACGCTAATACCAATCAGAAAAGTGATAAAACCTGCGAACACCGCAGGTATAGAAAAATCTTTTATAATATTGTGCATGGTTTGTCTTAAGAATATGAGAATGGTTGTATAAATTTTCATTGATCATACGCTGTTCATGCAGGCTCTGAAAGTCTGATAAATGTACAGATGACTGTGAAAAGTATGGTTGGCAAATCATGATTGAACAGCTACGTATGTAAGCACTTTTACAAGCGTTATTCCACATCTTAATTTGATTCATATTCACTTAGTTTGTGTTCAGTGTTCAGTGTTTTGTATACAAGCTTATAGGTTCAAAGAGGTGATTATATTCACATGGTCGAGAGTGCCAGTTTGATCCCGAAACCACAGAACAATAAGCCAACTGTGGCAACAGCGATCGCAGAGAGTTTATATCTTTGATTAAAAAAGTTGGCAACTTTCACGCCTGAAAAAATCAGCAGGGTTAAATACGCCATGCTCAAGATCTGTAAAATAATGGAAAGAATTGTAA contains these protein-coding regions:
- the map gene encoding type I methionyl aminopeptidase, translating into MKARNITIKTEQDLENLRISGRLAAEVLSMIGAYVKPGVTTEYLDDICHDFIVNELKVIPANIGYYGYTKTTCISKNEVVCHGIPSDKIVLEDGDIINIDVAIIKDGYFGDTSRMYYVGEVKPAAKKLVDTTYEAMVAGIHAVKPGATLGDVGFAIQSVAHREGYSIVREYCGHGIGKIYHEQPNVLHYGQPGQGIVLKKGMVFTIEPMVNAGRSSVKELRDGWTVVTSDKSLSAQWEHMVAVTDDGFELLTPWPEGTGEYPAI
- a CDS encoding benzoate/H(+) symporter BenE family transporter, translated to MKIYTTILIFLRQTMHNIIKDFSIPAVFAGFITFLIGISVSSVLVIQAAQILGAHPDQISSWFWALGLGIGVSGLLLSAWFKYPVATSWSTAGLALIIATGSGYTLYEAIGAFLICGLLTAILGFLGVFEKLLKYIPQSLTSAMLAGVLLKFGIAVFAQLNHEWAFILILLSVYIITRKVAQRYCIVITLLAGFVICPYFMVWNIPQLDFHLTQPVWMQPTFTWSAILGLALPLFLINMASQYLPGIAMIKSYGYTPHVKYLIGWTGVAQTLLAPFGAFSTNIAAISAAVSLDDQVHPDPKKRYIAGISSGFFYILTGLFATTLTTFLMSFPTVFMIALAGIALFATIGHNIAQAFSQTHEREAALMTFLFSASGVQFFGIGSAFWGLLFGFAVYLIFKVKSKSKTHE